Proteins encoded within one genomic window of Bacteroides sedimenti:
- a CDS encoding type IV toxin-antitoxin system AbiEi family antitoxin domain-containing protein yields the protein MEQLADLGIIPVDYSVLESLLAGYASPRHKIADLEKSGKLVRLKRGLYVVSPKVSGKLLSTELMANHIYGPSYVSMESALRHHGLIPEKVYTVQSMTLKRSRQFNNAIGRFNYTFCPEDYYSIGINQQEKEGYTYMIASPEKALCDLIAYTPNVRLRYVKTLQLYLEEDIRLDMEAFYKMDVEIFKQCAFTSKKKNDITNLIKLLE from the coding sequence ATGGAACAACTTGCTGATTTAGGAATTATACCTGTAGATTATTCGGTGTTAGAATCACTTCTGGCGGGATATGCTTCACCGCGGCACAAGATTGCTGATCTTGAAAAATCTGGTAAGTTAGTGCGTCTTAAAAGAGGGTTATATGTGGTGTCTCCCAAAGTTTCAGGAAAGTTGCTGTCAACGGAACTTATGGCAAATCATATATACGGGCCATCTTACGTATCTATGGAGAGTGCTTTACGGCATCACGGGCTAATACCCGAAAAAGTATATACCGTACAATCAATGACACTGAAACGCTCCAGACAATTCAACAATGCTATAGGACGTTTTAATTATACATTTTGTCCGGAGGACTATTATTCCATTGGTATCAATCAGCAGGAGAAAGAAGGCTATACATATATGATAGCCTCACCCGAAAAGGCTCTGTGTGACCTGATAGCATACACCCCAAATGTGCGTCTTCGTTATGTTAAAACATTACAACTATATCTAGAAGAGGATATTAGGTTGGATATGGAGGCATTCTATAAAATGGATGTGGAAATTTTCAAGCAATGTGCATTTACAAGCAAGAAAAAGAATGATATTACTAATTTGATAAAGCTCCTTGAATGA
- a CDS encoding nucleotidyl transferase AbiEii/AbiGii toxin family protein encodes MMNMFDQMLSRYEIVSENDRRNAIYEVMQEITLAGLYRGRFFDKAAFYGGTCLRIFHQMQRFSEDLDFSLVAHDDSFDLQNYFPAIIQEFKALGRDVEITKKDKKNFGTVESAFLKDDTETYDVSFRTEKSLKIKIEVDINPPLEFSTEQKLLLHPFSFMTKCFTLPDLYAGKMHALIFRNWKHRVKGRDWYDFEWYIKKGVKLDFHHFQVRTKQFNGIEISKEEFLIKLKERLSSTDINMVKRDVEPFIKNPQELEIWSNDYFMQLAEMIKYM; translated from the coding sequence ATGATGAATATGTTTGATCAGATGTTGTCCAGATATGAAATTGTATCGGAAAACGACCGTAGAAATGCAATATATGAGGTAATGCAGGAAATTACTCTTGCCGGGTTATATCGTGGTCGGTTCTTCGATAAAGCAGCCTTTTATGGAGGAACCTGTTTACGTATCTTTCATCAGATGCAACGTTTTTCTGAAGATTTGGATTTCTCGCTTGTGGCTCACGATGATTCATTTGATCTTCAAAATTATTTTCCTGCAATTATTCAGGAGTTTAAGGCTCTTGGCCGAGATGTTGAGATAACCAAAAAAGATAAAAAGAATTTTGGGACGGTTGAATCGGCTTTTCTGAAAGACGATACCGAAACATACGATGTGTCATTCCGTACGGAAAAGAGCCTGAAGATTAAAATAGAGGTTGACATAAATCCTCCGCTGGAATTTTCTACAGAGCAGAAACTACTTCTGCATCCTTTTTCCTTTATGACTAAATGCTTTACCCTACCAGACCTTTACGCAGGAAAGATGCACGCTTTAATTTTCCGTAACTGGAAACACCGTGTAAAGGGTCGTGACTGGTACGATTTCGAATGGTACATTAAAAAGGGTGTTAAATTGGATTTTCACCATTTTCAGGTGCGCACAAAACAGTTTAACGGAATTGAGATATCCAAAGAGGAATTCTTGATTAAACTCAAAGAACGATTATCGTCTACCGACATAAATATGGTCAAAAGGGATGTGGAACCGTTTATAAAAAATCCGCAAGAGCTTGAGATATGGTCAAACGATTATTTTATGCAGCTGGCAGAGATGATAAAATACATGTGA
- a CDS encoding leucine-rich repeat protein has protein sequence MPNFTFTQKKYLMSVNLPQKLQVIGERAFSGCIHLSGELLIPRTVTAIKEGAFIDCDMLSKVIVQGDKLSVLGKDLFRETSKQKIEFRK, from the coding sequence ATTCCAAACTTCACCTTTACCCAGAAGAAGTATCTGATGTCCGTCAACCTACCTCAGAAGCTCCAGGTGATAGGCGAACGCGCTTTTAGCGGATGCATCCACCTCTCGGGCGAACTGCTTATTCCACGCACAGTAACCGCCATTAAGGAAGGCGCCTTCATTGATTGCGACATGCTCTCGAAAGTTATTGTACAAGGCGATAAACTCTCCGTACTGGGCAAGGACCTGTTCCGCGAAACCAGCAAGCAAAAGATTGAGTTTAGGAAATAA
- a CDS encoding MBL fold metallo-hydrolase, with protein MQIVIHRGINQIGGCITEIATSTSRILIDLGQNLPDNTGDISDPLANSEAVERIVKGVDAIFYSHYHGDHVGLMEFVPEGVEQYIGSVAKEVMAVKAKYLRKEECTISILKTFNKLNEITKGNITIIPFLVSHSACDSYMFLIEADGKKVLHTGDFRDHGYIGEGLIPAIKKYIGQVDFLITEGTMLSRSNEKVPTESHLQMMARKLMHKHKYVFVLGSSTDIDRIATFHKANPDGRLFVCDSYQAEVLDVFTHNNGAYSGLYKFDNISVFPDSNLLKNMIDKGFCMMIRCNKNKGKYSKFTDLVIDRIPKSDRMAIYSMWSGYIAEGRNQKTEYIELLSKFDNVGQIHTSGHASQECLIKVCNLTAPRLAIIPIHSENSENFRQLLSYTDINSRIVTASECINGVDIIIRE; from the coding sequence ATGCAAATAGTAATCCACAGAGGTATAAACCAGATAGGTGGTTGCATTACAGAAATTGCAACCTCAACGAGTCGTATTTTAATTGATTTGGGACAAAACCTCCCTGACAATACTGGCGATATATCAGACCCACTAGCAAATAGCGAAGCTGTTGAACGTATTGTGAAAGGTGTTGATGCGATATTCTACTCGCATTATCATGGAGATCATGTTGGGCTAATGGAGTTTGTTCCTGAAGGTGTTGAACAGTACATTGGTTCGGTGGCAAAAGAGGTTATGGCTGTCAAGGCAAAGTATTTACGTAAAGAAGAATGTACTATTTCGATACTCAAAACGTTCAATAAATTGAATGAAATAACCAAAGGAAATATCACAATAATCCCTTTCTTGGTCAGTCATTCGGCTTGCGACTCGTATATGTTCTTGATAGAGGCAGACGGCAAGAAAGTGCTTCATACAGGTGACTTTCGTGATCACGGATACATAGGCGAAGGATTGATTCCGGCCATTAAAAAATATATCGGACAGGTTGACTTTCTTATTACCGAAGGTACAATGCTTTCCCGATCCAATGAAAAAGTACCAACCGAAAGCCATCTTCAGATGATGGCACGCAAGCTGATGCATAAACACAAATACGTGTTTGTGCTTGGCTCGTCCACGGATATTGATCGCATCGCTACATTTCACAAAGCAAATCCCGATGGCAGGCTGTTTGTTTGCGATAGCTACCAAGCTGAGGTGTTGGATGTGTTTACTCACAACAATGGTGCATATTCTGGCTTGTATAAGTTTGATAACATATCCGTTTTCCCCGATTCAAACTTGCTTAAGAATATGATTGATAAGGGCTTTTGTATGATGATCAGGTGTAATAAAAATAAAGGTAAATATTCAAAATTCACAGATCTCGTCATCGATAGAATTCCAAAATCAGATCGCATGGCAATCTATTCCATGTGGAGTGGATATATTGCTGAAGGAAGAAACCAAAAAACTGAATACATTGAGCTCTTATCAAAATTTGATAATGTTGGGCAAATTCACACTAGCGGTCATGCTTCGCAGGAGTGCCTTATAAAGGTCTGTAATTTAACCGCTCCACGTTTGGCAATAATACCCATTCACAGTGAAAATTCAGAGAATTTCAGGCAGCTTCTAAGTTATACGGATATTAATTCAAGGATTGTCACTGCTTCAGAATGTATTAATGGAGTAGATATTATAATCAGAGAGTAA
- a CDS encoding C10 family peptidase — translation MNKIIKLFVLLFLFTTNLYSKQRTSSEAFSIASSFCNKFQGTIKRMSIDGATLKLVYTCADRIATRSSDRNVYYYVFNIGENNGFVIVSGDDRAKDILGYSDGGSFDINFLPPNFVYWLDCYKQELQALMEQPDTEIIASAVQLNALNENVREATYTPSVAPLLGGIKWDQRAPYNDLCPIINTSTSERAATGCGATAMAQIMRYHKWPVSGTGSNTYTPEGFTTPLSVDFSQTTYDWVNMPETYNSTSTAAQKNAVATLMYHAGVAASMNYGIESVTPIHYLARALINNFGYDSNLQIYERNFYSMPELVNLIKTELNAKRPVIFSGESSDKGHAFICDGYDSDGLYHFNWGWSGLSDGYFELSALNPLSLGTGGGTIGGYNNKQCIVIGVQKPSASSVPSYQIYEYLPLTASAVSVNRTDPFSVSTELHNRGINNFNGVFCTALCDESGIVGLLSGYNVSFNSYTHTVSNFSYPSKAIPASIANGNYKLYSLYKATGQSDYYIMRGKVGTPNYLNVSITSSTVSFSTPDIFPKLTLNSLTVTGNLYQNKTGRFNVSVTNAGGEYNSNLVIYLKSVTNGDVTQFVSNEPVNIPSGETKSYNLIGEISLAPGQYYLSAMYDPANDRSNLKSVVYIADPINVNVLAEPTVDPSFALTAEISFPDNTKVNKNNAVLTAHIKNSGGYFDDDIVAFVYPLDGANSLTYFGLQKMYIETNEEKTITFTGQIHLEPGSYRTAISYWNPITSGFKNLITTPYGVLGFTLVDYDTGLEQTPQNKLLIYPTPAIDNLYIKSGEVVKTIRIMDLSGKQMLLINPQLSEEIIIPVERLSAGVYILQLETATGMQTCKFIKK, via the coding sequence ATGAATAAAATAATAAAACTCTTTGTTCTCTTGTTCTTGTTTACTACAAATCTATATTCAAAGCAAAGAACAAGCAGTGAGGCATTCAGTATTGCGAGTTCTTTTTGTAATAAATTTCAAGGAACAATTAAAAGAATGTCGATTGATGGAGCAACTTTAAAGTTGGTCTATACTTGTGCAGATCGCATTGCTACTCGTTCTTCTGACCGTAATGTTTATTATTATGTGTTTAACATCGGAGAGAACAACGGCTTTGTCATCGTCTCAGGCGACGACAGGGCAAAAGATATTCTGGGATATTCTGATGGTGGCAGTTTTGACATCAACTTTCTGCCTCCAAACTTTGTCTACTGGCTTGACTGTTATAAACAAGAGCTGCAAGCTTTAATGGAACAACCTGATACAGAAATTATTGCTTCAGCAGTTCAGTTAAATGCTCTTAATGAAAACGTCCGTGAGGCAACTTATACCCCATCTGTTGCTCCTCTTTTGGGTGGAATTAAATGGGATCAGCGTGCACCTTACAATGATCTTTGTCCAATTATTAATACATCCACATCTGAAAGAGCCGCTACAGGATGTGGTGCTACCGCGATGGCGCAAATAATGAGATATCATAAATGGCCCGTTAGTGGAACAGGATCAAACACATATACACCAGAAGGGTTTACTACTCCTTTGAGTGTTGATTTCTCTCAAACAACTTATGATTGGGTCAATATGCCTGAAACATACAATAGTACAAGTACAGCAGCTCAAAAGAATGCCGTAGCCACATTAATGTATCATGCCGGGGTAGCCGCAAGCATGAATTATGGCATTGAAAGTGTTACACCCATTCATTATTTAGCTAGGGCTTTGATTAATAATTTTGGTTATGATTCTAATCTTCAGATTTATGAAAGAAATTTTTATTCTATGCCAGAATTGGTGAATCTTATTAAGACTGAGTTAAATGCTAAACGTCCAGTCATTTTTTCTGGAGAAAGCTCGGATAAAGGTCACGCATTTATTTGCGATGGTTATGATAGCGACGGCTTATACCATTTCAATTGGGGGTGGAGTGGATTGTCCGATGGCTATTTTGAACTGTCTGCACTTAATCCTCTTTCTTTGGGTACAGGCGGTGGAACTATTGGGGGGTATAATAATAAGCAATGCATTGTTATCGGAGTACAAAAGCCAAGCGCTTCATCTGTACCATCCTATCAAATATACGAATATTTGCCTTTAACTGCCTCTGCCGTTTCTGTTAATCGTACAGACCCATTTTCTGTTTCTACCGAATTGCACAATAGGGGAATCAATAATTTCAATGGTGTCTTTTGTACGGCTTTATGTGATGAAAGCGGTATTGTAGGTCTACTGAGTGGTTATAATGTTTCTTTTAATTCTTATACACATACAGTGAGTAATTTTTCATATCCGTCCAAAGCTATTCCTGCTTCAATTGCAAATGGCAATTATAAACTTTACAGTTTATATAAAGCAACTGGTCAATCTGACTACTATATCATGAGAGGGAAAGTTGGCACTCCGAATTATTTAAATGTATCCATCACATCATCCACCGTTTCTTTTTCCACTCCCGATATATTTCCTAAGCTGACATTAAATTCATTAACCGTTACCGGTAATTTGTATCAAAACAAAACGGGACGATTTAATGTCAGTGTTACGAATGCAGGAGGGGAATACAATTCCAACTTGGTTATTTATTTAAAATCGGTTACTAATGGTGATGTTACTCAGTTTGTTAGTAACGAACCTGTAAATATTCCTTCAGGTGAGACAAAAAGTTACAATTTAATTGGAGAAATATCATTAGCACCAGGACAATACTATTTATCTGCGATGTATGATCCGGCGAATGATCGTTCAAATTTGAAATCAGTTGTCTATATCGCCGATCCTATAAATGTAAATGTGTTGGCTGAACCTACTGTTGATCCTTCTTTTGCACTTACGGCTGAAATATCCTTCCCAGATAACACAAAGGTCAACAAGAATAACGCTGTGCTCACTGCACATATAAAAAATTCCGGAGGATATTTTGACGATGATATTGTTGCATTTGTGTATCCGTTAGATGGAGCAAACTCGCTTACATATTTTGGTCTTCAAAAGATGTATATAGAAACAAACGAAGAGAAAACAATCACCTTTACAGGTCAAATACATTTGGAACCAGGTTCCTATAGAACTGCTATCTCTTATTGGAATCCAATAACAAGTGGCTTTAAGAACTTGATTACAACACCTTATGGTGTGTTGGGATTTACGCTTGTTGATTATGATACAGGTTTAGAACAAACACCTCAGAATAAACTCCTAATTTATCCAACCCCGGCTATCGATAATCTTTATATCAAATCCGGAGAGGTTGTAAAAACAATAAGGATAATGGATCTTTCAGGAAAACAGATGTTATTAATAAATCCTCAATTGAGCGAAGAAATTATTATTCCTGTAGAAAGGTTGAGTGCAGGTGTGTATATTCTCCAGTTGGAAACTGCAACCGGAATGCAAACATGTAAATTTATTAAGAAATAA
- a CDS encoding thiol protease/hemagglutinin PrtT, whose amino-acid sequence MKKIIQFIFLLFLFTTNLYSKQRTSSEAFSIASSFCNKSQSTIKRMSIDGAALKLVYTCADSIVTRSSDRDVYYYVFNIGENNGFVIVSGDDRAKDILGYSDGGSFDINFLPPNFVYWLDCYKQELRALMEQPDTAAIASTVQLNALNENVREATYATSVAPLLGKMKWNQDFPFNNFCPFIGDTERAPAGCVVIAMAQVMKYYKWPVSGTGSNTYTPKGFTEPLSVDFSQTTYDWDNMLETYTKNGSSTQIQNDAVATLIYHAGVASSTDYNKESRTNPIKRGRAMIDHFGYDSNMQLYERDYYSKSEWVDKLKEELNVKRPVIFEGNNTKDGHAFVCDGYDVNNLFHFNWGWGGVSDGYYELSALNVYSFGYADGFNWYQSVTTGIQKAGSSSSEPTYQVRLNTTLDVSSNSATSAISSTNVTSQKSAISSISVSGQISNNGINNFVGKTGIALYNQNGFVLLIDSFSINMEPIALINDHVGEGWTKVDYNALKLSEVAYGNYQLYSVYKANDQADWQIMRGKVGTPNYLNVTITSSEISINYPDVRPKLTLNSLSVTGNLYQNKTGRFNVNITNNGGEYNSIIRVELFLKSDIKVFQRVSINPINIPAGETKSFDLLGNISLAPGEYYLVVSYDPLNDRLKSVEEEIFGVVKIVNILSEPAEKPLLMLTSKISLPDSTKVSRNEMLTANIKNVGGYFNNKIIAFIFQPSSSQSISDFGFQTIFLDKNEEKTIDFKGYLNLDPGNYIAALYYRDETDSQWIPFTPYEDSWLSFTLVNDPTSVKQTSKVKPVVSPNPVTDKLCLQSDEVVEVISIMDLSGKQVLLINPQVSGEIIIPVEKLTSGVYIIQLETTTGMQTCKFIKK is encoded by the coding sequence ATGAAAAAAATAATACAATTTATTTTTCTCTTGTTCTTGTTTACTACAAATCTATATTCAAAGCAAAGAACAAGTAGTGAGGCTTTTAGTATTGCGAGTTCTTTTTGTAATAAGTCTCAAAGTACAATTAAAAGAATGTCGATCGATGGAGCAGCTTTAAAGTTGGTCTATACTTGTGCAGATAGCATTGTTACCCGTTCTTCTGACAGGGATGTTTATTATTATGTATTTAATATTGGAGAGAACAATGGCTTTGTCATCGTCTCAGGTGACGATAGGGCAAAAGATATTCTGGGATATTCTGATGGCGGCAGTTTTGACATCAACTTCCTACCCCCTAATTTTGTCTACTGGCTTGACTGTTATAAACAAGAGCTGAGAGCTTTAATGGAGCAGCCTGATACAGCAGCTATTGCTTCAACCGTTCAATTAAATGCTCTTAATGAAAACGTCCGCGAGGCAACGTATGCTACATCTGTTGCTCCATTATTAGGGAAGATGAAATGGAATCAAGATTTTCCATTTAATAATTTTTGTCCTTTCATTGGCGATACGGAAAGAGCTCCAGCAGGATGTGTTGTTATTGCTATGGCACAGGTTATGAAATATTATAAATGGCCCGTAAGCGGAACTGGTTCAAATACATATACCCCAAAAGGTTTCACTGAACCATTATCTGTTGATTTTTCTCAAACAACGTATGATTGGGATAATATGTTAGAGACATATACAAAAAACGGTTCAAGCACACAGATTCAAAATGATGCGGTTGCCACATTAATATATCATGCGGGAGTAGCATCAAGTACAGATTACAATAAAGAAAGTCGTACAAATCCAATAAAAAGAGGCAGGGCAATGATAGATCATTTTGGTTATGATTCTAACATGCAGCTATATGAAAGAGACTATTATTCTAAATCTGAATGGGTCGATAAACTTAAAGAAGAATTAAATGTCAAACGTCCGGTTATATTCGAAGGGAATAATACAAAAGATGGTCATGCATTTGTGTGTGATGGCTATGACGTCAATAATTTATTCCATTTTAACTGGGGGTGGGGTGGTGTCTCTGATGGGTATTATGAATTATCGGCACTTAATGTTTATTCATTTGGCTATGCTGATGGATTTAATTGGTATCAATCTGTTACCACTGGCATTCAAAAGGCTGGATCTTCATCGTCTGAACCAACTTATCAAGTGCGTTTAAACACAACTTTAGATGTTTCTTCAAATTCTGCTACTTCTGCAATTTCTTCGACTAATGTAACTTCCCAAAAATCTGCGATTAGTTCTATTTCTGTATCTGGTCAAATATCTAATAATGGCATTAATAATTTTGTTGGTAAAACAGGTATAGCTTTATATAATCAAAATGGATTTGTTCTGCTTATTGATAGTTTTTCAATAAATATGGAACCTATAGCTCTTATTAATGATCATGTAGGTGAAGGATGGACAAAGGTTGATTATAATGCGCTTAAACTTTCTGAGGTTGCTTATGGAAATTACCAGTTATATTCTGTATACAAAGCAAATGACCAGGCCGATTGGCAAATTATGAGAGGAAAAGTTGGAACTCCCAATTACCTGAATGTAACTATAACATCTTCAGAAATTTCAATTAATTATCCTGATGTACGACCTAAGCTTACATTAAATTCATTAAGTGTTACCGGCAATCTTTATCAAAACAAAACGGGAAGATTTAATGTAAATATTACGAATAATGGAGGTGAATATAATTCTATAATAAGGGTCGAGTTATTTCTAAAGTCAGATATTAAAGTTTTTCAAAGAGTTTCTATAAATCCAATCAATATTCCTGCTGGTGAGACAAAATCTTTTGATCTGTTAGGCAATATATCATTAGCCCCCGGAGAGTACTATTTGGTTGTATCATATGACCCATTAAATGATCGTTTGAAGTCAGTAGAAGAAGAAATTTTTGGTGTTGTTAAAATTGTAAACATATTATCTGAACCTGCTGAAAAACCGCTTCTTATGCTTACTTCAAAAATATCTTTACCCGACTCAACCAAGGTTAGTCGAAATGAAATGCTTACTGCAAATATTAAAAATGTCGGTGGTTATTTTAATAACAAAATTATTGCATTCATTTTTCAGCCATCAAGCAGTCAGTCTATTTCTGATTTTGGCTTTCAAACAATCTTTTTGGATAAAAATGAAGAAAAAACAATAGACTTTAAAGGCTATTTAAACTTAGATCCTGGTAACTATATTGCTGCCCTATATTATCGGGATGAAACAGACAGTCAATGGATTCCATTTACTCCCTATGAAGATTCCTGGTTATCGTTTACCCTTGTAAATGATCCTACAAGTGTAAAACAAACGAGCAAGGTCAAGCCTGTTGTTTCCCCGAATCCGGTAACCGATAAGCTATGCCTGCAATCAGATGAAGTTGTAGAAGTAATAAGTATTATGGATCTTTCTGGAAAACAGGTCCTATTAATCAATCCTCAAGTAAGTGGAGAAATTATTATTCCTGTAGAAAAACTCACTTCGGGGGTGTATATTATTCAATTGGAAACAACAACCGGAATGCAAACATGTAAATTTATTAAGAAATAA